From the Cyanobium sp. M30B3 genome, the window GGCAGTATGCCGAGAAACGTGGAGAACTAGCATCCGCGATCTTGGGACTTCAGCGAGTGATTGTCACGGGCGCGGCAGCAACACAATACCTGTCCTTCCCGTTCGTCCAGGTGGGGCAGGTTTACAGTCACAAGCTGATCGTATTCCCTTGGGATCAATCCTGCCAGCTCGCCTGCCTGCTTTCCCGTATCCATATGGTGTTTGCAGGCTTCTTCAGCGGAACACTTGAAGACAGGCTTACATATAACCCTTCTGATTGTTTTGAAACTTTCCCCTTCCCAACGGCTCTCTTCGATTCCGCCGAAGCCGCTTCTGCTCAGGCTCCCCACCGCCAAGCATTGGAGTCGATCGGCGAGCGCTACAACCAGTTCCGCGCCGAGCTGATGGTGGGCAACAACGAAGGCCTCACCAGCACCTACAACCGCTTCCACGATCCCGCCGAAACCAGCGAGGGCATCCTGGAGCTGCGCCGCCTCCACGATGAAATGGATCAGGCGGTGCTTGCCGCCTACGGCTGGAGCGATGCCCTCCCCATGGGTTCAGACACCACCCCCAGCTCCAGCCCCTGCGGCTTCGGCCTCGACTACCTCGACACCGAGGATGACGCCCTGCTGCCCCCCGATCTTCAGGAGCGCATATCCAGCGGCGACCTCTTCTTCCCCACCGCCACAGAAGCCTGCAGCTTCCAGGCCCAGCTCCGCCGCTACGGCGCCGTGAAAGCCGGCAAGAAACTCCCTTGGCGCCACCGCTGGCCCGATGCCCTCCGCGATGACGTGCTGGCGCGACTGTTGGCGCTCAACGCCGAGCGCTATGCGGAGGAGGAGGCAAGGGGGCTGCACAGCAAGGGTGGGAAGAGGGGGAAATGCGAGGTTAAGCGGATGCCCCAGGCGTCTCCGATATGGACAGCACATAGCGAAACAGCCAAACAGATGGGATTAGAGTTATGACCAATATTCCAATACAGCCTCTACTCTAAATTCACAACGGTCTACCATGCTGCTTAGACCATATTGTGCACGCATTCGTACAGGATAGACCATAAGGTATTGATAAGCCTAAAAGTCCCAGAAATTGGCCGCAATCACCTGTCATAGCGGCAGCTACTGCGCCCGCTGTGTAGAACGTTAACATGTGCTTGGCGGATTCGCGAAACACGCCTAAGATTAATTGTATCCGGTGAAGCCTAATGCCAAGCCGCTTTTCAAGTCTTCCCTGCAAACAGGCTCAGTTGTTCACGTAACTGCAAAACCTAAAAAACATTTGGCCAAGGAGCAATTTCAATGACAATTGAAGATGTAAAGAACAAATTCAAGGATGAGTACGCGCGGTACGGGCTAGTAGTGGTCGATGAGCACCCGGATGAATTGTTTTTTCGAACCAGAAGTGGAATTCAGGTAAAAGCTTCCTCTGAAGACTTGAACACTTACCTTGAATTCACGGAAAGACAGCCTGATTTTGAGAATATTCCGTTTGAGACGTGCCTCTGTAGTTCCAGTCACTATGAACAACTGGTTAGCAGTCCAAACCGCTACTCCTCCCTTAGTTTCTGGCGTGGTGACAGGCTTCAGTTTGGCAACACCGCAACAGATCAAATTACAGTCGAAATTGGCGAAGCAAGCTCTGATTTTAAGAACTCATTTCGTTTTCACGAGTTTGTTGTAAGGAGAACGCTGGATCGATTGCGCTTTAACCGTGGCCGTGACAATCAGACGCTCAGTGACCTTCTGTATGCACCATTGACAATTCGTGTTGTAGGCCTAAGCGAGTCGTCGCCCGAGACCGCGTCGAAAAAAGCGCTGGAGCTAATAGAAGGGTGCTTGTTTAACTTGGCTTATCTTAAAGGAACAACTCTTGTGCTCGAGGAAGAGCTGCCTAGGAATAAGACCCAAGGAGGAAGCTTTCAGTTCGAAGAAAACGATTTCGGAAAAGAGCTGCCTCTGCCTAAAACTACAGTCAATAAGGATGTTGCAAGATTCTACCAACGTGGAATGGCGGCCGAGGATCCAGTTCATCAGTTCTTGTCCTTCTACCAAGTTCTCGAGTATTTCTTTCTTGCCGTTTCCGATGAAGACCTTTATCGCAAGATCGCCTTATTGGTGAACGATCCATTGTTTACAACGAAGTCTAAGCATCTCGACAAGGTCATTCAGGCGACGCTCAATCATAAGCGAGAGTCTGACGAGACCGAGATGCTTAGAATGGTGATAAGAAAAAACGTAGAAGAATTAGAACTCGTAGCTTTTATCAAGGCTTACGAGGGCCATCTGGGTGAATTCTTGTACACCAAGAAGCGAAAGTTATTCGGCGAGGAAAGCCAGATTAATATTGATGCTAAAGGGCATGTGATTGGAGGCGTCTCTAAGCGCATAAAGATAATCCGAAACGCCCTGGTTCATTCCTCCGATCGCCACAAGCGCCAAGAAAACTTTGTCCCAACACGCAACGCCGAAATGAAGATTCGCAAGGAAGTGCCGCTTCTCAAGTACTTAGCAGAAAAGGTGGTTATTGCATCGGGATCCTGATTCTCCGTTCTGTTGGCCAAGCATGGGCTTGTGCGGTGCGAGTTAATGGCCTGAAAAGCCATTCCTTTGACGACAATTATCTGATTCGAGTTGTATTAACTTTTCACGTGTAGCGAATGGCTCTTGGTCGCGAATTCTCAGTTCGGATCATCTTTTCCTTCTTCAAATCCCCCTATAAGCAACCTCAGCAACTCTTCAGCTCTTTCGCGCGCCCCTCTGATTCCTCGATCATCGGAAGCCATGGCGTCGATCAGCTTCTCACGCAGGCTGTCATCACCCCAGAGGGTTTTCAGCCCGTCTGCTGTTTCATCACTAGCCAGCCTTCCGCAATCGATTCCCAGCAGCCAGGCTCCGGTCTTCTCTTCATCTCCTCCAAGTTCTAGGTAGCGATCAAAAGCCTGGTCGGGATCTGTCATCCGATCGAAGTTACCGGCTCCCCCATAGCTGCGCATCAGTGTCTGCAGATCCACCGCATCCTTGTTATCCCGCAGTCGCCGATCACCCCAGGCGAACAGTTTCAGGATCGTGAGCCCAGCTAGCGATGCCACTTTCACTTGCAGGCCCTCCTCCAGCTCCACCAGCTGCGCGGAGCCCAGCGCTTCCTCAAAGCCGGAGACCGTCATGTACACATCCATCTCCGGTGGCCAGAGCAAGGCTTTCCGGTTCACTTGCAGATCTTCCCCGAAAGGCACCAGGTCGATCGTGGTGCCTGCACCATCACCCTCTGCCTTGAACGTGAGCCGTTGCTTCTGGCTGGGATCGTCAACAAAGCCATGCTCTCGAACCAGGTGCGCCTGCAACTGCTCAAAGGCCTCCCAGCTGGCCAGAGCCACCGCGAAATCCACATCCTTGGTGGCGCGCCTCACCCTCTGGCCATAAACGTGCACCAGCAGCAGATCCCGGGCAGCGGCTCCCACCAGTAGGGGCTCCACTCCCTGAGACTGAGCGCCGGCCTGTACGGCCGCGATTACTCGCAGCACGCCGGGTTCAAGGGGCAGCTGAAGCTTCAACACCATGGATCCAGCTGCGGCGCAGCTCCAGGGCCGCCTCGATGTTGCGGGAGTCAAGGCTGGCCTGCAAGTCAGCGATCACCAGAGGCATCGGCACCGTGGCGCCATTCAGGCCCAGCCGCTCATTGCTCCAGAAGGCCTCCACCACCTCCACATCACCCACCGGATCACTGCGCAGACCCTGGCTGCGAATCAACTGAGCCAGGCCCAGCCGCATCGCTTCCGGTTGCAGATACAGCTGCGACTGCTGTGGCTTGAGCACCGTTCCCAGCAGCGCCGCTGCTACTTCGCCGCCCCACTGGCCGCCGTAGTCGACCGGGTTCACCTCCTTCCACCACTGGCCCTGGCCAGGCGAGCGGAAACGGAAGCTGCGCAGCTTCGGGCGCAGCGCTATGGGGTACTGCGTGGTCCACTCCTCCAGCAGAGGCTGCCAGCGCGGCACATTCCAGCCCTTGCCCCAGCCGATCCGGAGCAGCAGACCCCGCTGCTCCAGATCACCGAGTACCGCCGGCACACTGCCCAGCGACACGCCGGCGGCTTCGCGCAACACCGCACTGGTGGCCTTGAGCAATCCTGGCTTGCTCAGCAGGGCAAACACCAGCTTCAG encodes:
- a CDS encoding nucleotidyl transferase AbiEii/AbiGii toxin family protein, whose translation is MVLKLQLPLEPGVLRVIAAVQAGAQSQGVEPLLVGAAARDLLLVHVYGQRVRRATKDVDFAVALASWEAFEQLQAHLVREHGFVDDPSQKQRLTFKAEGDGAGTTIDLVPFGEDLQVNRKALLWPPEMDVYMTVSGFEEALGSAQLVELEEGLQVKVASLAGLTILKLFAWGDRRLRDNKDAVDLQTLMRSYGGAGNFDRMTDPDQAFDRYLELGGDEEKTGAWLLGIDCGRLASDETADGLKTLWGDDSLREKLIDAMASDDRGIRGARERAEELLRLLIGGFEEGKDDPN